CCTTCGGACTGCAGGGGCCTGCGCTGACGGTGGACACGGCCTGTTCGTCGTCGCTGGTGGCCCTGCACCTGGCCGCGCAGTCGCTGCGTGAGGGCGAGTGCTCCCTGGCACTGGCGGGCGGCGTCACCATCATGGCGACCCACGGCATCTTCGAGGACTTCCACCGGCAGGGTGGTCTGGCCGCCGATGGTCGGTGTAAGTCGTTCTCGGACGCCGCGGATGGCACCGGCTGGGGTGAGGGTGTCGGGGTTCTTGTTCTGGAGCGGTTGTCGGATGCGGTGGCGAACGGTCGTCGTGTTCTGGCGGTTCTGAAGGGTTCGGCGGTCAATCAGGACGGTGCGTCCAATGGGCTCACGGCGCCGAATGGTCCGTCGCAGCAGCGGGTGATCCGGCAGGCCTTGGCCAATGCCGGTCTGTCCACCGGGGATGTCGATGTGGTGGAGGCGCATGGCACCGGCACGCGGTTGGGTGATCCGATCGAGGCGCAGGCTCTGTTGGCGACCTATGGGCAGGATCGTCCCGGTGACAGGCCGTTGTGGCTGGGCTCGGTGAAGTCCAACATCGGCCACACCGTCGCCGCCGCAGGCGTGGCGGGTGTGATCAAGATGGTCATGGCGATGCGTCATGGGGTGTTGCCGTCGACCTTGCATGTGGACGAGCCGTCGTCTCAGGTGGATTGGTCGTCGGGTGGCGTGGAGTTGTTGACCGAGTCCCGGCCGTGGCCGGAGGTCGACCGTCCGCGTCGGGCTGCGGTGTCGTCGTTCGGGATCAGTGGGACCAACGCCCACGTCATCCTCGAACAGCCGCCCGTGCCCACCACGCCGCAGGCCAGCCACCCCCTCGACGGTGCCCGCCCCGCCCGCGCCCTGCCGTGGCTGTTGTCCGGCCGGTCGCCGCAGGCCGTGCTCGACCAGGCCGCACTGCTGGCCGCCTTCGTCACCGCGAACCCCGAGACCTCCGATGCCGACATCGCACACGCCCTGGCGACGAGTAGGGCTGTGCTGGAACACCGGGCGGTGATCCTCGGCGCGGGGCGGGGTGAACTCGCGGCAGGCGCGGCCGCCCTCGCCGAGGGTCGCTCGACCCCGGCAGTGATCACGGGCATGGCCGAGAACCCGGGAAGGCTGGCCATGGTGTTCACCGGCCAGGGCACCCAGTACCCCGGCATGGGCCGCGAACTCCATGCTGCCTATCCGGTCTTCGCCGCGGCCTTCGACGAGGTCTGTGCCGAGCTGGACCCGCTCCTGGGCTGTTCGCTGCGAGCGGCTCTCTTCGCGGTGCCCGACGACGCGGTGCCCGACGACGCGGCGCCCGAGGCAGAGCCCGCAGCCCGTGCCGTCGACGCGACCGGGTTGGCGCAGCCAGGACTATTCGCGATAGAGGTGGCACTGGTCCGCCTGGCGGAGTCCTTCGGCGTGGTGCCCGACATCGTGAGTGGACACTCGCTGGGCGAGGTGACGGCGGCGTACGTGGCAGGCCTGTGGTCGCTGCCGCAGGCGTGTCGAGTGGTCGCCGCCCGGGCCAAGCTGATGCAGGCCCTGCCCGAGGGCGGCGCGATGGCCGCCGTCGCGGCGACGGAACAGGAGATTCGAGAGGATCTGATCGATCGTGCGGCGCGTCGACTCGGGGAGCAGGACCCCGCCGGAACTCCGGGTTCACCGCCGCCGGTGAGCATCGCGGCGGTGAACGGCCCGACGGCGACCGTGGTCTCCGGCGAGGCCGAGGTCGTCGAGGAGATCGCCGAGTCGTGGCGGGCGCGCGGGCGTCGGGTCCGAGACCTGACGGTGTCGCACGCCTTCCACTCCGCCCTGATGGACCCGATGCTCGACGACTACCGGCGGGAGCTGTCCCACGTCGAGTTCGACACCCCGACCATGCCGGTGGTCTCGACGGTGTCCGGTGCCGAGGCAGATCTCGCGGCGTTGACCGATCCGGATTACTGGGTGCGCCAGGTTCGCGAGCCGGTGCGCTACGCGGACGCGGTGCGCAGCCTGCGGCGGCTCGGGGCGTCCATCGTGATCGAGGTCGGCCCCGGCACGGTGCTGTCCATGCTCGCCCGCGACACCCTGGATCACGACGAGGACGACGATCGCGATGCAGGCGGCACGAGGACGCGCGACACCGCCGGAGTGCGCTGTCTCCCCCTGCTGCGCACCGGGCGCGGCGAGGTGGACGCGGTCCTGACCGGACTGGCCACGGCCCACGCCGGGGGTGTGCCGGTGGACTGGTCGCCTCAGCTGCCGTCCGCGCCGTCATCGGTGGACCTACCGACCTACGCCTTCCAACACGAGCGGTACTGGCTCGATGTCGGCGCGAACCCCGGAGACCCGCGCGGCCTCGGATTGGGCGCCGCCGACCACCCCATGCTCGGCGCGATCGTGGCCTCGCCCGACACACCCGGTGTCGTACTCACCGGCAGTCTCTCGCATGCAGCGCAGCCCTGGCTCGCGGACCACCGGGTCGCGGGCGGCATCGTGCTGCCCGGCACCGCCTTCGTGGAGCTCGTTCTCCAAGCGGGTCGGCACGTCGGCCGCGACACCGTGGCCGAACTGACCCTGGAGGTCCCGCTCGTGTTGTCGGCGGGTGAGGAGGTCCACCTCCAGGTCGTCGTCGGCTCGCCGGACGAGAACGACGCGGTTCCCGTCACCGTGTACTCGCGTGCGCAGGACGACCCGCCGGACGAGAACTGGACCCGGCACGCCCACGGCAGCCTGACCGTCGGCGACCGCATGCCGACCGTCCGAACGGGACCCTGGCCGCCGGCCGACGCCGATCCGGTCGACGTGGCCGACCTCTACACGGCGGACTCGGATTCGGCTCTCGCCTACGGGCCGGCCTTCCAAGGTCTGCACCGTGCCTGGCGACAGGCGAACGAGGTCTTCGCCGAGGTACGACTGCCCGATTCCGTGCGGGAGGAGGCGGGCCGGTTCGGGATGCATCCCGCACTGCTGGACGCGGCCCTGCACACCATCGGACTCGCCGCGAGCCCGACCGACGACCCCACCCGGCTGCCGTTCGCCTGGACGGGGGTGACCCTCCACCAGACCGGAGCCGCCGCCGCTCGGGTCCGGATGTCGCCCGGTGCGGGGACCGCGCTCTCGATCGAGCTGACCGACGAGCTGGGCAGGCCACTGGCCTCGATCGAGGGCGTCACCCTGCGGCCGGTCGCACAGACCGGGCCTGCCTCGGCGGGAAGACGGCGCCCGGATGCGCTGTTCAGGCTCGACTGGATCTCCTCGCCGCGCACACCCGAGCCCGTCGCGCCCATCGGGTGGGCCGTCCTCGATCAGGACACAGTGGATCGGCTGCCCGTCCGGATCGGCGGGGTGGAACTACCCCGATGGACGGACCTCGAAGCCGGGTCCTCCTCAGCGGCGGGCGCGGCACGACCGGAGGTCGTCCTCGCCGAGCTGGTGGGCGGTGACTTCTCCGACGACCCCGCCGAGGCCGTGCGCGACGCCGTGCATCGGACGTTCGGCCTGCTGCGTCGATGGCTCGCCGACGACGGTCTGTCCTCGACCAGGCTCGTGTTGGTGACCCGGCGGGCCTTCGCGACGACCGACGACGAGGACGTGGCCGATCTGGCGGCTGCCTCGGCTCTCGGGCTGGTTCGCTCCGCGCAGTCCGAGCATCCCGAACGCTTCCTGATCGTCGACATCGACGGGGAGGAGACGTCCTTCCAAGCGTTGCCCGCCGCCGTCGCTGCGGCGACGGCCGCTGCCGAACCCCAGACTGCCATTCGGGCGGGCACGCTCCACACCCCTCGGCTGGCGCGGTTGCCTGCGGAGGCGAACCGGTCGCGGGTCAACGCTCTTCCGTGGCACAGCGTTGCCGGGGGAACGGTGGTGGTGACGGGCGGCACCGGCCTGCTCGGCGGTGCCGTCGCGCGGCACCTCGCCGCCGAGCACGGGGCACGCAGGCTGCTGCTGCTCGGCAGACAGGGCGGCGATGCCCCTGCGGCGGAGCGCCTCGTCGAGGAATTGGCCGAACTCGGGACGGACGCCTCTCTCGTCGCCTGCGACGTCGGTGATCGTGCGGCGCTCGCGGCAGTACTCGCGGACGTTCCCGCCGACCATCCCGTGACGGCCGTGGTGCACGCTGCGGGCGTGCTCGACGACGGGCTGCTCACGTCGTTGACGCCCGAGCGAATCGACCGTGTGCTGCGCGCCAAGGTGCACGGCGCGGTCAATCTGCACGAGACGACCTTGGAGTTCGGCGCCGTCCCGCTGGTGTTGTTCTCCTCCGTCGCCGGGCTTCTGGGCTCGGCCGGTCAGGCGAACTACGCTGCGGCCAACGCCTTTCTCGATGCCTTGGCGCAGCACAGGAGAGCACTCGGCCTGCCCGCCGTATCGCTGGCCTGGGGGCCATGGGCCGGCTCGGGTGGCGGGATGACCGGGGCGCTCGACGGTGCCGATGCCCGGCGTACGGCGCGCACCGGGCTGCGGCCGCTGTCGATCTCGGAGGGACTGCGGCTGTTCGACGTCGCCGTCGCCGCCGATCGGGCCGTGGTGTCCCCGGCCGACTGGGTGTTGGACGCCGGCGTCGAACGCCGCGACGGCCCGATTCCCGCAGTGCTACGCGGCCTCGTGCGCGCACCGGCCCGGCGGCTGCCGTCGGCCGGTGATGCGGGCGCGGCGCTGCGGGCGAGCCTGGCCGGGCTGTCCGAGGCGGATGCCAGGGCCGCGCTCGTCACCATGGTTCGGCAGGAGGCTGCCGTCGTCATCGGCCATCGGTCCGTCGAGATGGTGAGCGCGACGACCGCGTTCACGGAGTTGGGTTTCGACTCGCTGACCTCGGTGGAGCTGCGTAACCGACTGAACGAGCTGACCGGGCGGCGTATGCCAGCCACGCTGGTCTTCGATCATCCGTCGCCCTCGGCGGTGGGGGACTTCCTCGCCGCCGAGCTCGGCACCCGGACGGAGAACCCGGACGGAGCGGTCCTCGCCCAGCTGGATCGGCTGGAACAGGGTGTCTCCTCGGTCGAGCTCGGTGGCGAGGCCCGCCGGGCCCTGGCGACGCGGTTGACGGTGCTCCTGTCGAGGCTCGGCGACGCCGACCACGACGAGCCCGGTGCGGCAGACGTGGCGCTGCACGCCGCCGACGCGGACGAACTCCTCCGATTGATCGACGACGAGTTCGGCGGGATCTGACCCGGGTGCCCGACCTCGGCAGCCGGCCGATCGATGGAATCGGGAATCTCATCGAGATTCTTCATCCGTCAATTGGCCGGCCCGAGGTCGGTATGAATTAAGGCGATCTACCGGCGTTCGTCGATAAGGGTGCTGCGGAGAGTAGGGGCAGGCTAGGGGGCGATCCTCGATCGTCGTCGAATTAGGGTTGTCGCGACCTATTCGGCCCGAATTCCCGTTGATTTTGGAGCGAGCTTATGACTGACGCGGCCACGGATTCCGTAGTCGAGTTCCCGATCCTGCGCAAATGCCCCTACGAGCCGCCCGCCGAGTACGGTGAAATGCTCGCCACGGGTGGTCCCAGCCCGATCCGGCTGTACAACGGGACGCAGGGCTGGCTGGTCACCGGGTACGACGATGCGAAGGCCGTGCTTTCCGACCCGCTGTTCAGCTCGGACGCCGCCAACCCCGGATACCCGATGCTGAGTGCCGCGATGGAGGGTACTCGGGCCTTCTCGACCCTGATCACGCTCGACGCTCCCGAGCACACCAGGCTTCGACGCACCGTGATCAGCGAGTTCACCGTGCGCCGAATGAACGGGCTCCGGCCGCTCATTCAGCAGACCGCCGACGAGCTGATCGATGCCATGCTGGCCGCCGACAAGCCGGTGGATCTGGTGCAGGCCTATTCGTCGCCGATGGCAGGCAGTGTGGTCTGCCATCTCCTGGGAATCTCCTATACGGATATGCAGGAATTCGTCGCGAAGAGCCGCGACGTCCCGCTGGAGACCAGTGACTCCCTCGACGCCGACGACGTCGGATCGGCGATGAACGCCCACCTCATCCCGGTTACCCGGTATCTGTACCAGGCGATCATGGAGAAGGAGAGCGAGCCGGGGGACGACCTGCTCAGCCGTGTGATCGCCAAGCACGTCGCCACCGGGGCGCTGACGCACGAAGAACTGGTCAGCCTGTGCTTCCTGTTCTTCGGCGCAGGCCAGCTGCCCACCGCGTCGATGATCTCCCTCGGTGTGGCGGCTCTGCTGGAGAACCCCGGCCAGCTCGCCGC
This Actinoalloteichus hymeniacidonis DNA region includes the following protein-coding sequences:
- a CDS encoding cytochrome P450, translated to MTDAATDSVVEFPILRKCPYEPPAEYGEMLATGGPSPIRLYNGTQGWLVTGYDDAKAVLSDPLFSSDAANPGYPMLSAAMEGTRAFSTLITLDAPEHTRLRRTVISEFTVRRMNGLRPLIQQTADELIDAMLAADKPVDLVQAYSSPMAGSVVCHLLGISYTDMQEFVAKSRDVPLETSDSLDADDVGSAMNAHLIPVTRYLYQAIMEKESEPGDDLLSRVIAKHVATGALTHEELVSLCFLFFGAGQLPTASMISLGVAALLENPGQLAALRADEAVLPGAVDELLRYISVSDLSGLRVATADVEIGGVAIAAGDAVIVANGAANRDTEVFDEPSVLDVHRNARAHIAFGHGSHQCLGANLTRVELEIAYGTLFRRIPDLRLAVPASELTGLPGSPLPDIMSMPVTW